From the genome of bacterium:
CGCGAACGCCCGTGACCGCGCCTGCCTTGTCGTTGCCCGCGACACCCGGCGCCGCCAGAGCCAGCACCAGCGCCAACGCCCCGACGACCCGCACGATTTTCGACCTCGCCATGGATCGCTCCTCCGGATGAAAATGGGAATTCGCGTGCGTAGCACGTTTTAAGGGGCTTGAATAGCCTGGAAGTCTGAAAAGGCTGGAGGGCTGGAAGGTCGCCGCAAGTCCCTGCCGCTGCCCGTGCCCAAAGAAATAGTCTGGAAGTCTGAAAGGTCATCGCAAGCACCGCACGCAAAGGATCGGCGCCCCGCGCTGCCCGGCCGCAAGCGCGCTCGCGTGATTGCGATGGATTCAATCCTCAATCCTCGATCCTCAATCCCCCCTGCCCGTACCCGCCGCGTTCTGGACTTTTTTCCCGCGTTACCCGAACCTGACGCGCCGTTTGGGGGGGCCGGGTTTGCCGCGCACGGGCATCGTTCGACATCCTTTGTTTCTCGAGCACAAGGCGCCGCCGGGGCATCCGGAGCGCGAGGCGAGGCTTGCGTCGATTTACCGCATGCTCGACGCGCCCGACATGGCCGGACGCTTCGAGGCGATCGAGCCGCGCCCGGCGACGCGAGAGGAGATCGAGGCCGTGCATATTGGCGAATACATCGATCGGGTCGAGGCGGCCGACGGCGTCTCCACGAACTTCGATCCCGATACGTACACGTCGCCGAAATCGGTTGACGCCGCGAGGCTCGCCGCCGGCGGGACGATCGAGGCCATCGACGCCGTTCTCGACGGCCGACTCGACAACGCGTTTTGCCTGCACCGCCCGCCCGGCCACCATGCGGAACGCGACCGCGCGATGGGTTTTTGCCTGTTCAACAACGCGGCCATCGGCGCGGCGCACGCGATCGCGCGCGGCGCGAAGCGCGTCCTTGTCTTTGACCCCGACGTGCATCACGGCAACGGCACGCAACACGTCTTCGATCGCCGCGCGGACGTTCTTTACATCAGCACGCACCAGTACCCGTTTTATCCCGGAACCGGCGCGTTGACCGAAACCGGCATCGACGAGGGGCGCGGCTTCACCGTCAACGTGCCGCTTTCGCCCGGTCACGGGGACGGCGATTTCGCGGCGATCGTGGACGCGATCGTCGTGCCGATCGGCCGCGCGTACCGGCCCGACCTCGTCATCGTGTCCGCCGGTTACGACATCCACGAGAACGATCCGCTCGGCGGCATGCGCGTGACGGCCGCAGGCTACGGGCGCATCATCGAACGCATGGCGCGCCTCGCCGGCGAGGTGTGCGGCGGCAAGATCGTGCTTGTGCTCGAGGGCGGATACGACCTTCGCGGGCTGACCGACTCCGTGAAGGAGAGCTTGATTGCGCTCGCGGACGGCGACGCCGAACCATCCGCCGCGCCCGATCCGCTGATGCCGCAGCATCTCGAACACGTACTCGACAAGGTGCGCCGGGTGCAGGCGCCCTTCTGGCCACAGGTGGCGTGATGGATTTCGAATCGTACATCGACGCCCACCGCGCGCGCGTGGACGCGTATCTGCGCGCGTACATCGACGGCCGTTGCGGCGAGGACTTCGCGTATCTGAAGGAGTCGATGAGTTACTCGCTGCTCTCGGGCGGCAAGCGGTTGCGCCCGGTGATCCTGCTCGCGTCGTGCGAGGCGTGCGGCGGCGACGCCGCGCCGGCGATGCCGTTCGCGGCGGCGTTCGAGATGATCCACACGTTCAGCCTCATCCACGACGATCTGCCGTCGATGGACGACGACGACATGCGCCGAAACAAGCCCACAAACCACAAGGTCTTCGGCGAGGCGCACGCGATCCTGGCCGGGGACGCGCTCCTGACCGAGGCGTACCGCATGATGAGTGATCCCGCCTTGTACGCGGGGCTGCCCGCGTCGATCGGCCTGACCGTGATGCGCGAGGTGGCGGACGCGGCCGGCATTTGCGGCATGGTCGGCGGGCAGAGCCTGGACCTGTTGACCGAAAACAAGTCCTACGACGAGGCCACGGTGCAAAAGATTCACGCGTGCAAGACGGCGCGGTTCATCGCCGCGGCGACGGTGGCGGGCGCGCTTGTCGCCCGCGCGGACGAAAACGCCGTCGCCGCGCTTCGCGCCTATGGCGAGCGCGTCGGCCTCGCGTTCCAGATCATGGACGATATCCTGAACGAGACGGGCGAGTCCGGCCGCACCGGAAAGGCGGTCGGCTCCGACGCGCGAGCCGGCAAGGCGACCTACCCCGCGCTTGTCGGCATCGACGAATCGCGCCGCCGCGCGGCGGAATACGCGCGCGAGGCCAAGGGCGCGCTCGCCCCGCTCGGCAAAGTCGCCCGGCGCCTTTCCGAGATCGCCGACTTCATCGTCACGCGCGACAGTTGACCGATCGGAGCCGCGAGAGCTTGTCCTTGGCGCGAGCGACGGATCAGGGAGCGGGTGGTCACGAACCGGCGCGCATCCGGCGGTACACGGAGCGCACGGAGAAGACACGGAGGACACGGAAGGGTGCCGCGCTGTCCGTTTCGGTTGGGTCCATGATGTCCATTCCGTCCATCATGTCCATTTCATAAACGCAATATTTTTACCCCAATAAACGCGCTGCCCGCCCCGCCAGCACGAACGCATCCGCGCGCGCGAAATCCGCGATGAGCGCGGCGCCTTTGCCGTCCGCGATAGCGCATGAGATGCGAAGGCGCGTTGCGCCGACGTCCACCGCGTCGGCGAGATCGATCGCCTCGTGTGCGCCAACGAGCTTCGTGACGCGCTCGCCGACTTCGCGCGGCGACGACGACGCAAAGGCGGGGTGCGCATCGCGGAAGACCGCGCGCGCATCGGCGTCGGGCGAAACGAGAAGCGCGTGCGCCGCGAGATCGGGAACGAACGCACGGGCGAACCGGATCGCGGCAACCGCGTCCTCGCCGGTCAGCACAAGCACGAGGGTCTCGCGCGCCGCGTCGATGAGATGCGCCGGACGGAACCGATTCGTACGCGCGATGGCCGCCTCGCGCCGCCACGCGGCGATGCGCGCCGCATCCCCCGAACGCAATACGTCCGGCACCGCTTGGCCTTCCCACTCTTCCGGCCGCGTGTAGACCGGCGGCGCGAGCCCGGCCGCGAAGCTGTCGGCCGCCACGTTGCCTTCCTTGCCGACGACGCCGGGTTGGAGGCGCGCGACGGCCTCGATCACGGCGAGCGCGGCGATCTCGCCGCCGGTCAGCACGAAATCGCCGATCGAAAGCTCGCCGTCGCAGCACGCCTCGATGACGCGCTGGTCGATGCCCTCGTAGCGTCCGCACACGAGGATGACCCCGCTTGCCGCCGCGAGACGCCGCGCGACGGCGTCGGTAAACGGCTCGCCGCCGGGCGATAGCGCGAGGACCGGCGCACCCGGCACGCGCACGCGCATGTCGCGAATCGCGGCCGCGAGCGGTTCGGGACGCAGCACCATCCCCGGCCCGCCGCCGAAAACCGTGTCATCGACCGTGCGGTGTTTGTCCGTCGTGAATTCGCGCGGGTTGGCGGTTTCGATCGCCACCAGGCCGCGTTCGATCGCCCGACCAACGACACCCGGTGGGCGCGCGGCACTAAACCATTCGGGGAAAAGCGTGACGACGCCAATACGCATGGGCGGGAGATTCGCACCGGCGTGCCTTACGGGCAAGAAGCAAGGCAATAAGGCAGTAACGAGTGACGAATGACGAGTAAAATCGCTGTTCAACAGAAAAGCTGACGGCTGATGGCTGAAAGCTGCGAGCTGACGGTTGGCGGCTAATCGCTGACGGCTAACGGCCGACCGCCGATCGATTTTTAGTTTTCGCTCCGGGGCCGCACGCGCTCGACGCCGCGTTTTAACATGCGCACGCGGTTGCCCTTGTCGTTGTATTCGAACTCGTCGAACAGCGCGTGCGCCAGCAGCACGCCCCGGCCGTGATGCAGCGTGAAGTTGGCGTCGCGCTCGGATGCCAGGCGCGCCCGCCAGTCGAACCCCGAGCCCTCGTCCTCGACGACGCATTCCCACACGTCCCCGTCAATCGACATGGAGATGCGCGCGCGGCGGTCGCGATACGGCGTCATGCGCGCGCGTTTGACGAGAAAGGTGTTGTAGTCATGCACGGATTCGAGCCTCGACTTGTATTCGTGCCCGAGTTCCAGGTTGCCGTGTTCGATCGCGTTCAGCACCACCTCGAGCACGCCGACCATGAGATCGCCGTCGTCGACGCCCACCAGCGCGAACAGGCGGTCGAGCACCTTGTGCGCGGCCGGAAGGTCGTTATCGAGTCGAAGCTCGATGCGATCCGTAACGGCCAGTTCGGCCAGGTCACCGGCGGTCGGATGCGCGCGCAGCCAGGCAAGCCTTTCCAGCCGTTCCATGACGCAGGTGAGCTCGCTCATTTCAAAAGGCTTGAGAAGATAGTCCACGACGCCAAGGCGCGCCGCGGTGATCGCGCGTTCCTCGGTGCTTTCACCGGTCATCACGACTGCCGGGACTCCGGGGTCAATCTGCCGGATCTGCCGGAGAAACGCCAATCCGTCGGTCCGGGGCATCACGATATCCGACAAGACGGCGTCAGGGCGCGCCTCGCGAAAGCACGCAAGGCCCTCCTCGCCGTCGCCGGCCTCGATCACCTGGCGCGCGCCCGGCATGAGCGTCCGCGCGACGAGCCGCCGGATCATGGCGTCGTCATCGACGACCAGCACCTTGTGAATGCGAAACGGATTCATAGAGCGTTTTTCAACCCCTTGCGTGTTATCGGCTTTTTGCGCGTCTGGCTAAAGAGCGGAATTTGCGCGGTCTCTTTCCTCTTTCCTCTTTCCCCTTTCCTCTCATCTATTCCGTCATCACGCGCCATATCGAATATCGATGCAGCGGCGTGCGTCCTGGCGGGGATCGCCACGCGAGACGCAGGCGGTCGCCGTGATTTTCGCGGAAGTGGAAGAACATCTCGTCCCACGCCTCGAAAATGACAAGGTGCGTGCAACGGTCCTGCTCGATGAGACGCCAAAGCGCCGCCTCGTCGTTCGCCTTGTGTGCCGCAACAACACGCGCGTCCGTCAGGCCGACGAGATCGAGAATTTTCGCGTCCGTGAAAAACGTCAGCGCGCCGATGTCATGCGCGGCGACGCATTCGCCT
Proteins encoded in this window:
- a CDS encoding response regulator gives rise to the protein MNPFRIHKVLVVDDDAMIRRLVARTLMPGARQVIEAGDGEEGLACFREARPDAVLSDIVMPRTDGLAFLRQIRQIDPGVPAVVMTGESTEERAITAARLGVVDYLLKPFEMSELTCVMERLERLAWLRAHPTAGDLAELAVTDRIELRLDNDLPAAHKVLDRLFALVGVDDGDLMVGVLEVVLNAIEHGNLELGHEYKSRLESVHDYNTFLVKRARMTPYRDRRARISMSIDGDVWECVVEDEGSGFDWRARLASERDANFTLHHGRGVLLAHALFDEFEYNDKGNRVRMLKRGVERVRPRSEN
- the trmD gene encoding tRNA (guanosine(37)-N1)-methyltransferase TrmD, producing the protein MRIGVVTLFPEWFSAARPPGVVGRAIERGLVAIETANPREFTTDKHRTVDDTVFGGGPGMVLRPEPLAAAIRDMRVRVPGAPVLALSPGGEPFTDAVARRLAAASGVILVCGRYEGIDQRVIEACCDGELSIGDFVLTGGEIAALAVIEAVARLQPGVVGKEGNVAADSFAAGLAPPVYTRPEEWEGQAVPDVLRSGDAARIAAWRREAAIARTNRFRPAHLIDAARETLVLVLTGEDAVAAIRFARAFVPDLAAHALLVSPDADARAVFRDAHPAFASSSPREVGERVTKLVGAHEAIDLADAVDVGATRLRISCAIADGKGAALIADFARADAFVLAGRAARLLG
- a CDS encoding histone deacetylase; amino-acid sequence: MPRTGIVRHPLFLEHKAPPGHPEREARLASIYRMLDAPDMAGRFEAIEPRPATREEIEAVHIGEYIDRVEAADGVSTNFDPDTYTSPKSVDAARLAAGGTIEAIDAVLDGRLDNAFCLHRPPGHHAERDRAMGFCLFNNAAIGAAHAIARGAKRVLVFDPDVHHGNGTQHVFDRRADVLYISTHQYPFYPGTGALTETGIDEGRGFTVNVPLSPGHGDGDFAAIVDAIVVPIGRAYRPDLVIVSAGYDIHENDPLGGMRVTAAGYGRIIERMARLAGEVCGGKIVLVLEGGYDLRGLTDSVKESLIALADGDAEPSAAPDPLMPQHLEHVLDKVRRVQAPFWPQVA
- a CDS encoding polyprenyl synthetase family protein; amino-acid sequence: MDFESYIDAHRARVDAYLRAYIDGRCGEDFAYLKESMSYSLLSGGKRLRPVILLASCEACGGDAAPAMPFAAAFEMIHTFSLIHDDLPSMDDDDMRRNKPTNHKVFGEAHAILAGDALLTEAYRMMSDPALYAGLPASIGLTVMREVADAAGICGMVGGQSLDLLTENKSYDEATVQKIHACKTARFIAAATVAGALVARADENAVAALRAYGERVGLAFQIMDDILNETGESGRTGKAVGSDARAGKATYPALVGIDESRRRAAEYAREAKGALAPLGKVARRLSEIADFIVTRDS